The Haloplanus salinarum genome includes a region encoding these proteins:
- the cobA gene encoding uroporphyrinogen-III C-methyltransferase: MTDAVGGGRRMQPGTVSLVGAGPGDPDLLTVKARRLLEDADAVLYDSLVSEAIRDLPPASVERIDVGKRGDGERTTQAAINDLLVRRAAAGDDLVRLKSGDPYVFGRGGEEAEHLAAAGIPFEVVPGITSAVAGPSLIGVPATHRDHASSLTVVTGHEDPTKEEGALDWDALARSVSAGGTLVILMGVGRLPDNVAALRAGGVAPDTPVAMVERASRPDEFAVTGTLDTITDRAQGVGIDPPAVTVVGDVVSVRDRVADALRAAGTVRSADAVDDPAVPTE; encoded by the coding sequence ATGACCGACGCCGTCGGCGGGGGGCGAAGGATGCAGCCCGGAACGGTGTCCCTCGTCGGCGCAGGGCCGGGCGATCCGGACCTCCTGACGGTGAAGGCAAGGCGGCTCCTCGAGGACGCCGACGCCGTGCTCTACGACTCGCTCGTGAGCGAGGCGATCCGCGACCTGCCGCCGGCGTCGGTCGAGCGGATCGACGTCGGGAAGCGGGGCGACGGCGAGCGGACGACACAGGCTGCGATCAACGACCTGCTGGTCCGGCGGGCGGCCGCCGGCGACGACCTGGTGCGGCTCAAAAGCGGCGACCCCTACGTGTTCGGTCGGGGCGGCGAGGAGGCCGAACACCTCGCGGCGGCGGGGATTCCGTTCGAGGTGGTGCCGGGGATCACCAGCGCCGTCGCCGGGCCGAGCCTGATCGGCGTCCCGGCGACCCACCGCGACCACGCGTCCAGCCTGACGGTCGTGACGGGTCACGAGGACCCGACCAAAGAGGAGGGCGCCCTCGACTGGGACGCCCTCGCCCGGTCGGTGTCCGCCGGCGGGACGCTGGTGATCCTCATGGGCGTCGGCCGCCTCCCCGACAACGTGGCGGCGCTCCGCGCGGGCGGCGTCGCCCCCGACACGCCCGTCGCCATGGTCGAACGCGCCTCCAGACCCGACGAGTTCGCCGTCACCGGAACGCTCGACACCATCACCGACCGCGCCCAGGGGGTGGGGATCGATCCCCCGGCCGTCACCGTCGTCGGCGACGTGGTGTCGGTCCGCGACCGGGTGGCCGACGCCCTGCGGGCGGCCGGAACCGTCCGTTCCGCCGACGCCGTCGACGACCCGGCGGTTCCGACGGAGTGA
- a CDS encoding argininosuccinate synthase yields the protein MTRVALAFSGGLDTTVCVPLLEEEWGYDEVVGVTVDVGQPEAEFAEAEETAEALGLEQYVVDAKAEFASVCLDSVRANATYQGYPLGTALARPVIAEAILDVAQEHDCDAVAHGCTGKGNDQLRFEAVWRASDLDVIAPVRELGLTREWEIEYADEKDLPVEAGNEGVWSIDTNLWSRSIEGGDLEQPGHVPGEEIYDWTRSPAGDSEEVEITFEDGYPVAVDGEEMDPVALIDHLNEVAGEYGVGRTDMMEDRMLGLKVRENYEHPAATTLLNAHETLESLVLTKEERDFKKLVDDEWSQKGYEGLVDAPLMGALEGFIDETQTRVTGTVTIRFEGGQARPVGRDSEYAVYDESFASFNTEDVGDITQNDATGVAKYHGFQERMAAKVLAKVKGEGTEAVTDGADWSEE from the coding sequence ATGACACGTGTGGCACTCGCGTTCTCCGGCGGACTCGACACGACAGTATGCGTCCCGCTCCTGGAGGAGGAGTGGGGGTACGACGAAGTCGTCGGCGTCACGGTCGACGTCGGCCAGCCCGAAGCGGAGTTCGCCGAGGCCGAGGAGACGGCCGAGGCGCTCGGCCTGGAACAGTACGTCGTGGACGCCAAGGCGGAGTTCGCGTCGGTGTGTCTCGACTCCGTCCGGGCGAACGCCACCTACCAGGGCTACCCGCTCGGGACGGCACTCGCGCGGCCGGTCATCGCCGAGGCCATCCTCGACGTGGCCCAGGAACACGACTGTGACGCCGTGGCCCACGGCTGTACGGGGAAGGGCAACGACCAGTTGCGGTTCGAGGCCGTGTGGCGCGCCTCCGACCTCGACGTCATCGCGCCCGTGCGCGAACTCGGCCTGACCCGCGAGTGGGAGATCGAGTACGCCGACGAGAAGGACCTGCCGGTCGAGGCCGGCAACGAGGGCGTCTGGAGCATCGACACGAACCTCTGGAGCCGGTCGATCGAGGGCGGCGACCTCGAACAGCCCGGTCACGTCCCGGGCGAGGAGATTTACGACTGGACGCGCTCGCCCGCGGGCGACAGCGAGGAAGTCGAGATCACCTTCGAGGACGGCTACCCCGTCGCCGTCGACGGCGAGGAGATGGACCCCGTCGCGCTCATCGACCACCTCAACGAGGTGGCCGGCGAGTACGGCGTCGGCCGCACCGACATGATGGAGGATCGGATGCTCGGGCTGAAGGTACGCGAGAACTACGAGCATCCGGCGGCGACGACGCTCCTGAACGCCCACGAGACCCTGGAGAGCCTGGTGCTCACGAAAGAGGAGCGCGACTTCAAGAAACTCGTCGACGACGAGTGGTCCCAGAAGGGCTACGAGGGGCTGGTCGACGCGCCCCTGATGGGGGCACTCGAGGGCTTCATCGACGAGACCCAGACCCGCGTCACCGGCACGGTGACGATCCGGTTCGAGGGCGGGCAGGCCCGCCCGGTCGGCCGGGACAGCGAGTACGCCGTCTACGACGAGTCCTTCGCCTCCTTCAACACGGAGGACGTGGGCGACATCACGCAGAACGACGCGACGGGCGTGGCGAAGTACCACGGCTTCCAGGAGCGCATGGCGGCGAAGGTACTGGCGAAGGTCAAAGGCGAGGGAACCGAAGCGGTGACCGACGGCGCGGACTGGAGCGAGGAGTGA
- a CDS encoding nitrite/sulfite reductase, producing the protein MSSKKETWKEGMYGDEVREKLLEFAERGWESIPEDERDMWFSRFKFWGVFHQRSGQESYFMLRLTNANGQLNAEQLRAIGEVARDYATGPVENPEFGDAWIDLTTRQSIQLHWINLEDVPAIWEKLESVGVTTRSSGGDTMRNIVGCPVAGKDEEQVIETQSLLERLQEDLRGDDELANMPRKFNISVTGCREGCAQDAINGIGLEPAEKEIAGEVVTGFNVRIGGGLGGREPRKARDLDVFVTRENAYHVIRGFVELYYEHGRRDNRQKNRSRFFVDDEGTAAIRERLQEEYVDVDLRRAGRNVREEYTYNAGRPPEAGKSDHVGVHDQPDGRKYVGLSVPVGRMTARETIALADVAEAYGSGKIRLTRRQNPLIMDVEEEALEDLLAEPLLETHQPNPTPFDRGGMACTGTEFCDIALTETKLRLTRILRWLNANVEVPDDVETIKIHYSGCTADCGHAYTADIGLQGMRAQKDGDIVEALDIGVGGGLGPHPGFVEWVSQRVPADEVPGAIRSLIGAFAAHREEGQTFREWVESFGTESVVDLCEPTETTYEDPYMHDAKQTWYPFAEGESPAPTTVDDVPITSD; encoded by the coding sequence ATGAGTAGCAAGAAGGAGACGTGGAAGGAGGGGATGTACGGCGACGAGGTCCGCGAGAAGCTCCTGGAGTTCGCCGAGAGAGGGTGGGAGTCCATCCCCGAGGACGAACGCGACATGTGGTTCTCCCGGTTCAAGTTCTGGGGGGTCTTCCACCAGCGGAGCGGGCAGGAGAGCTACTTCATGCTGCGGCTGACGAACGCGAACGGACAGCTGAACGCCGAACAGCTCCGGGCTATCGGCGAGGTGGCTCGGGACTACGCCACCGGCCCGGTCGAGAACCCCGAGTTCGGCGACGCCTGGATCGATCTGACGACCAGACAGTCGATCCAACTGCACTGGATCAACCTGGAGGACGTCCCGGCCATCTGGGAGAAGCTGGAGTCCGTGGGCGTGACGACGCGGTCCTCGGGCGGCGACACGATGCGCAACATCGTCGGCTGTCCGGTCGCGGGGAAAGACGAGGAGCAGGTGATCGAGACGCAGTCGCTGCTGGAGCGCCTCCAGGAGGACCTCCGTGGCGACGACGAGCTCGCGAACATGCCCCGGAAGTTCAACATCAGCGTCACGGGCTGTCGCGAGGGGTGTGCCCAGGACGCGATCAACGGTATCGGCCTCGAACCCGCCGAGAAGGAGATAGCGGGCGAGGTCGTGACGGGGTTCAACGTCCGGATCGGCGGCGGCCTCGGCGGGCGCGAACCCCGCAAGGCCCGGGACCTCGACGTGTTCGTCACGCGGGAGAACGCCTACCACGTGATCCGCGGGTTCGTGGAACTGTACTACGAGCACGGGCGCCGTGACAACAGACAGAAAAACCGGAGCCGGTTTTTCGTCGACGACGAGGGGACGGCGGCCATCCGGGAACGCCTGCAGGAGGAGTACGTCGACGTCGACCTCCGGCGGGCGGGGCGGAACGTCCGCGAGGAGTACACCTACAACGCGGGGCGGCCCCCCGAGGCGGGGAAATCCGACCACGTGGGCGTCCACGACCAGCCCGACGGGCGGAAGTACGTCGGCCTGAGCGTCCCCGTCGGGCGGATGACCGCCCGGGAGACCATCGCGCTCGCCGACGTGGCCGAGGCGTACGGCTCCGGGAAGATCCGGCTCACCCGTCGGCAGAACCCGCTCATCATGGACGTCGAGGAGGAAGCCCTCGAGGACCTGCTGGCCGAACCGCTCCTCGAGACCCACCAGCCGAACCCGACGCCGTTCGACCGCGGCGGGATGGCCTGTACGGGTACGGAGTTCTGTGACATCGCGCTGACGGAGACGAAACTGCGCCTGACGCGGATCCTCCGCTGGCTCAACGCGAACGTCGAGGTGCCGGACGACGTGGAGACGATCAAGATCCACTACTCCGGCTGTACCGCCGACTGCGGGCACGCCTACACCGCCGACATCGGGTTGCAGGGGATGCGCGCCCAGAAGGACGGCGACATCGTCGAGGCGCTCGACATCGGCGTCGGTGGCGGCCTCGGTCCCCATCCCGGCTTCGTCGAGTGGGTCAGCCAGCGGGTGCCCGCCGACGAGGTGCCGGGCGCCATCCGGAGTCTGATCGGTGCGTTCGCGGCCCACCGCGAGGAGGGGCAGACCTTCCGCGAGTGGGTGGAGTCGTTCGGCACCGAGTCGGTCGTCGACCTCTGTGAGCCGACCGAGACCACCTACGAGGATCCGTACATGCACGACGCCAAGCAGACGTGGTACCCGTTCGCGGAGGGGGAGAGTCCGGCACCGACCACCGTCGATGACGTGCCGATCACCTCGGACTGA
- a CDS encoding dolichol kinase, translating to MGGELRRRAVHASGVGFPALYLLDLAAWRTVGYLLVVGSAVAAILEAVRLLIGLDWAVYETLTREYERDNVAGYALYMFSMTAVAWVFDPPVAVPGMLMLALGDPVSGLLGSNEAGRAKRAGVVAAMFAVCFALGTLVLVRTVAPPTAALAAAVGAAGATVADGYTPVVAGYVVDDNITIPPAACLGIWLVLRFGA from the coding sequence ATGGGCGGGGAACTCCGGCGGCGCGCCGTCCACGCCAGCGGCGTCGGCTTCCCGGCGCTGTACCTGCTGGACCTCGCGGCGTGGCGGACCGTCGGCTACCTCCTCGTCGTCGGCTCCGCCGTCGCCGCGATACTGGAGGCGGTGCGGCTCCTGATCGGCCTGGACTGGGCCGTCTACGAGACGCTCACCCGGGAGTACGAACGGGACAACGTCGCCGGCTACGCCCTCTACATGTTCAGCATGACCGCCGTCGCGTGGGTCTTCGACCCGCCGGTCGCGGTCCCCGGGATGCTCATGCTCGCGCTCGGCGATCCGGTGAGCGGCCTCCTCGGCTCGAACGAGGCGGGGCGGGCCAAACGCGCCGGGGTCGTCGCCGCCATGTTCGCCGTCTGCTTCGCGCTCGGGACGCTCGTGTTGGTCCGGACGGTGGCGCCCCCGACGGCGGCCCTGGCCGCGGCCGTCGGCGCGGCGGGCGCCACCGTCGCCGACGGCTACACCCCCGTCGTCGCCGGCTACGTCGTCGACGACAACATCACCATCCCCCCGGCCGCCTGCCTGGGGATCTGGCTCGTCCTGCGGTTCGGCGCGTAG
- a CDS encoding DUF6360 family protein — protein MPIRLLDVTAYTTFDFVSGKAVGPDWSDASAAVVDVDRPDEAPGTVRLRMEFDGSDLEHVAPHADHLSLSPEQARGLAAELERKAANAEAGEDVPGGRGR, from the coding sequence ATGCCCATCAGACTGCTCGACGTGACCGCGTACACGACGTTCGACTTCGTGTCGGGAAAGGCCGTCGGCCCGGACTGGAGCGACGCGTCCGCGGCCGTCGTCGACGTGGACCGCCCCGACGAGGCGCCGGGGACCGTCAGGCTCCGGATGGAGTTCGACGGGTCGGATCTGGAACACGTCGCCCCCCACGCGGACCACCTGTCGTTGTCGCCGGAGCAGGCCCGGGGCCTCGCGGCCGAACTGGAACGCAAGGCGGCGAACGCCGAGGCCGGCGAGGACGTCCCGGGAGGGCGCGGCCGATGA
- the glyS gene encoding glycine--tRNA ligase yields MSDARAITELAKRRGFFFGANESYGGVAGFYTFGPEGAALKRNVEAAWRDRFTVREGNDEIEAPTIMPEPVFEASGHLDGFDDMLVECGECGESHRADHLVEDASDVEEAESLPIPEVEELVAEYEIACPSCGAALAGRSIEEFNLMFATAIGPGSGQPGYLRPETAQGIFVEFPRLKEYARNKLPFGVTQIGRAYRNEISPRKGIVRTREFTQAELEQFVDPDDDDPPLDRVADVSLRLYPADEQEDPDGEYVEATVAEAVEEGIVASDWVAYYLGVAREWYDRIGVDGDRFRFRQHLPGERAHYAADCWDAESEVSGAAGDLADPTAGDWIEIAGFAYRGDYDLSKHAEHADDDFTVFEQYDEPRTVERAVADPDMSVLGPEFGGRAGDVADALRALAERDPSAFDGDEVTVEVDGEAVTVDSAVANFRIEERTEAGEHVTPHVVEPSFGVDRTVYTLIAHGYDHDLIDGEERTYLSLSPEVAPTDVAVFPLVSDGALETLAADVVADLRAAGLSVAHDDSGNIGRRYRRQDEVGTPLSVTVDHESVEETPATVTVRDRDTTAQVRVPVDELATELERVLESGGSFDALLADYDRVETDVTRT; encoded by the coding sequence ATGAGCGACGCGCGAGCCATCACCGAACTCGCGAAGCGCCGCGGCTTCTTCTTCGGGGCGAACGAGTCGTACGGCGGCGTCGCCGGGTTCTACACCTTCGGCCCCGAGGGGGCCGCCCTCAAGCGCAACGTCGAGGCGGCGTGGCGGGATCGCTTCACCGTCCGCGAGGGCAACGACGAGATCGAGGCGCCGACGATCATGCCCGAACCGGTCTTCGAGGCCTCGGGCCACCTCGACGGCTTCGACGACATGCTCGTCGAGTGTGGCGAGTGCGGCGAGAGCCACCGCGCCGACCACCTGGTCGAGGACGCGAGCGACGTCGAGGAGGCCGAGAGCCTGCCGATTCCCGAGGTCGAGGAGCTCGTCGCCGAGTACGAGATCGCCTGCCCGTCATGCGGTGCGGCGCTGGCCGGGCGCTCGATCGAGGAGTTCAACCTCATGTTCGCGACGGCCATCGGCCCCGGGAGCGGCCAGCCCGGCTACCTCCGCCCCGAGACGGCCCAGGGCATCTTCGTCGAGTTCCCCCGCCTGAAGGAGTACGCGCGCAACAAACTCCCGTTCGGCGTCACCCAGATCGGCCGGGCCTACCGCAACGAGATCAGCCCCCGCAAGGGCATCGTCCGAACCCGCGAGTTCACGCAGGCTGAGTTGGAGCAGTTCGTCGATCCCGACGACGACGACCCGCCCCTCGACCGCGTCGCGGACGTGTCGCTGCGGCTCTACCCCGCCGACGAACAGGAGGACCCCGATGGCGAGTACGTCGAGGCGACGGTCGCCGAGGCCGTCGAGGAGGGAATCGTCGCGAGCGACTGGGTGGCGTACTACCTGGGCGTCGCGCGGGAGTGGTACGACCGGATCGGCGTCGACGGCGACCGGTTTCGCTTCCGTCAGCACCTGCCCGGCGAGCGCGCCCACTACGCCGCGGACTGCTGGGACGCCGAGAGCGAAGTGAGCGGGGCGGCGGGCGACCTCGCCGACCCGACTGCGGGCGACTGGATCGAGATCGCCGGCTTCGCCTACCGCGGCGACTACGACCTCTCGAAACACGCCGAACACGCCGACGACGACTTCACGGTCTTCGAGCAGTACGACGAGCCCCGGACCGTCGAGCGGGCGGTCGCCGACCCCGACATGAGCGTCCTCGGCCCCGAGTTCGGCGGGCGGGCCGGCGACGTCGCGGACGCACTCCGTGCCCTCGCCGAGCGCGATCCGTCGGCCTTCGACGGCGACGAGGTGACCGTCGAGGTCGACGGCGAGGCCGTGACCGTCGACAGCGCGGTGGCGAACTTCCGGATCGAGGAGCGGACGGAGGCGGGTGAACACGTCACGCCCCACGTGGTCGAACCCTCCTTCGGCGTCGACCGGACGGTCTACACCCTGATCGCCCACGGCTACGACCACGACCTGATCGACGGCGAGGAGCGCACCTACCTCTCGCTGTCGCCGGAGGTGGCGCCGACGGACGTGGCCGTCTTCCCCCTCGTGAGCGACGGGGCGCTCGAAACCCTCGCCGCGGACGTCGTGGCCGACCTGCGGGCGGCGGGGCTGTCGGTCGCCCACGACGACTCCGGCAACATCGGACGGCGCTACCGCCGGCAGGACGAGGTCGGCACGCCGCTGTCGGTGACCGTCGACCACGAGAGCGTCGAGGAGACGCCCGCCACGGTGACGGTCCGCGACCGGGACACAACCGCACAGGTACGGGTCCCGGTCGACGAACTCGCGACGGAACTGGAGCGGGTCCTCGAGAGCGGCGGGAGCTTCGACGCCCTGCTCGCGGACTACGACCGGGTCGAGACGGACGTCACGCGCACCTGA
- a CDS encoding formate/nitrite transporter family protein translates to MYDEEMADIGDAAAAQIELIEKRLPAYLVHAAMAGAYIGIAIVLVFVLGTGLLGTVFEPLSGILMAATFGLALSLVLIAGSELFTGNAMIMGVGALSGRTDWGDLGRVWTYSWVGNLFGSVLVAAMAVYGGVFADSSLVVDVAANKMTLSPLELFIQAVFCNWLVVLAVWCNFRLENAVAKLVMVWWCLLAFIGAGFEHSVANMTVLTLANLLPHSTAAVSWSGWLYNISIVTAGNAFAGVVMMGGAYWYISESYKLELPSGSTSVSTFSSADDD, encoded by the coding sequence ATGTACGACGAGGAGATGGCGGACATCGGCGACGCGGCGGCGGCACAGATCGAGTTGATCGAGAAGCGTCTTCCGGCGTATCTCGTCCACGCGGCGATGGCGGGGGCGTACATCGGCATCGCCATCGTTCTGGTCTTCGTGCTGGGGACGGGGCTGCTGGGGACGGTCTTCGAACCGCTCAGCGGCATCCTGATGGCCGCGACCTTCGGGCTCGCCCTCAGTCTCGTGCTCATCGCCGGCTCCGAGCTGTTCACCGGGAACGCGATGATCATGGGCGTCGGCGCGCTGTCGGGGCGGACCGACTGGGGCGACCTCGGCAGGGTGTGGACGTACTCGTGGGTCGGCAACCTCTTCGGCTCCGTCCTCGTGGCGGCGATGGCCGTCTACGGTGGGGTGTTCGCCGACTCGTCGCTCGTCGTCGACGTTGCGGCGAACAAGATGACACTGTCGCCGCTGGAGCTGTTCATCCAGGCGGTGTTCTGCAACTGGCTCGTCGTGTTGGCCGTCTGGTGTAACTTCCGGCTGGAGAACGCCGTCGCGAAACTCGTGATGGTCTGGTGGTGTCTGTTGGCGTTCATCGGGGCGGGGTTCGAACACAGCGTCGCCAACATGACCGTCCTGACGCTCGCGAACCTCCTGCCGCACTCCACGGCGGCGGTGTCCTGGAGCGGGTGGCTCTACAACATCTCCATCGTCACCGCCGGCAACGCCTTCGCCGGCGTCGTCATGATGGGCGGTGCCTACTGGTACATCAGCGAGTCCTACAAGCTCGAACTGCCGAGCGGTTCGACGTCGGTGTCGACGTTCAGTAGCGCCGACGACGACTGA